Proteins encoded within one genomic window of Brassica napus cultivar Da-Ae unplaced genomic scaffold, Da-Ae ScsIHWf_1732;HRSCAF=2362, whole genome shotgun sequence:
- the LOC125598545 gene encoding uncharacterized protein LOC125598545 produces MSCSKKVSKITSEDIWLQRNGREKKYKLMDSQAQLQRTHGHHQAEEQNRIHHPEEEEHHEKGPAKVVKKAKEKAKKIKKALTKHGHGHEQELHGGAPARGKGHHISDPVEEEFFPDPMKEEIVSRQEVFYEKVKGTGAIVMKKLPFSGTDRYKDGETARTRQGHLSQRIVNRETESWRGR; encoded by the exons ATGTCTTGCTCCAAGAAGGTTTCCAAGATTACCTCAGAAGACATTTGGTTGCAGAGAAACGGAagagagaaaaaatataaattaatggaTTCGCAAGCGCAGTTGCAACGTACTCATGGTCACCATCAAGCAGAGGAACAGAATAGGATTCACCATCCAG AGGAAGAGGAGCATCATGAGAAAGGACCAGCAAAAGTTGTGAAGAAAGCCAAGGAAAAAGCAAAGAAGATAAAGAAAGCTCTTACCAAACATGGTCATGGTCATGAACAAGAACTCCACGGTGGTGCGCCAG CACGAGGAAAAGGTCACCACATTTCGGACCCGGTGGAAGAAGAGTTCTTTCCGGACCCTATGAAAGAGGAGATAGTCTCCAGGCAAGAAGTTT TTTACGAGAAGGTCAAAGGGACAGGAGCTATCGTGATGAAGAAGCTTCCTTTCTCGGGCACGGACCGGTACAAAGATGGAGAAACAGCAAGGACAAGACAAGGGCATCTCAGCCAAAGAATAGTTAACAGAGAAACTGAGTCCTGGAGAGGGAGATAA